In the genome of Lathyrus oleraceus cultivar Zhongwan6 chromosome 4, CAAS_Psat_ZW6_1.0, whole genome shotgun sequence, the window ttatataaatatttatttcatatttaataatatttatttatatataatatttattttcatatttaataaattatttattatatatttgaaattttatacataatttttgaaaaaaattaaatttaaaaaatatttatttaaaaaaaaactaataaataatatttttaaataaatatttattacATAAGCATCTTGCATAATCATGCATAAGATCATCAGCACTATCGAGATCCTTACATCTCCAGCGAGGATCTTAAAGTTAGGTTTACTGTTAGAGATGAAGGACTTTTGGTAAGAGTTTGAATCATGCAATGGTTGCAAAAGGGAAGCCATTGATCATGGAGATATTAGGGTTTGATGGAGTGTATGTTCAAAGGAGTTTGAAAGAAAGAAAAAGTTATAGTGAGAAGATGAGAATAGGATTATTTACCTTTAAAAAAACTGTGATGTGTCAATTTTTCAAAAATGGGCATTTTGAATTTTTAGCTAGTTGTTTGTTTTCTTAGATTGATAGAAGATTTTTCCAAAAGATCTATATTCAATAGCTTAGATGAACTTACTGTATGGTGACTTTCAGTAACTTAGATTGCAAGGAATAGAGGTCCGTGGCCTATAAACGATAAAGTTCTTCCATGTTGAGCTGCATCGATCGTGTGCAGATCAAAACTCAACCACACATGAATGGAAATTAGTTTTTAATGGCCTGTTTGAACTAATAAAACCAGAAAGCTTTTAGCAATTGCATGATACTAGATGAAGTTTTCAGCTTTCATTGAGTACTTGCATGCATGCATGACATTGAATAAAACTGTGGCATTCATTTATCCATAGTAAGAAAAGGAGCAAAGATGAGCAGAAACACTTCATTGAATAGGGTAAAACATTTTAATACTGCAAATCTCTACAAACTAAGTTCCTATTGTAAATCTTACCCTATAATGTTTCTTTCTGTTTTCCTGTTTCAAGGAATTGAATTTTTTCAGACATGATTTCAGTGGTGGTCCTATTAGTTTGTTTGATGATGTCTGCATGGGATATGAACACTTGAGATCTCTTCGTTTATGCTCAAAAGGATCAAGCCAAAACCGGATATTAGGCTCGCCAAACCAGATCTTCCTTTTGGCATATTGATATGCAGCAACTGCGTCACTTTCTTTGAGAAAAGCCACCTGAGCTGAGCCACAGTACCAAGAGACTCTTGTGCTTGAAGAATCTACTGAGCCAAATCCACTAAAACTCTTTATTAGCTGTTCTTTCGACGGTAGGTCGAAATTCTTGGGGAACTTCATGTGCAAAGATTTAGAACATAAGGGAACATGTGGTTTTGATTGTTGTCCAACTTTTGATTTAAATGTTGAACAAGAAGCAACATAAGGATAAGAATCTTTACTCTCCACCAAACAATCCCCAGAAGACAATTTTATTCTCACCGACTCTTTTGACTTAAGAGGTGTCATATCACCATTGCAAATTCTTTGCAGCCTCTCCCGGTAAACAGAGGAGTTAGATCCCAACACAAAGTTAACTTTCGCTGTACTAGCATCAACCTCGCAGATATCGGATTGGAAGTCAGACATCAAGTTAGATGAGGATTCACGGGTAAAAGACTGCTGTAAGGTCAAACTTTGACTTCTTTTCATATCAAGTTTTTGATCCTTATCAGTGAAATTTATGTTAGTTTTGCCAAAGTGTATGCAGGCCTGATCGTCTATTTGGATACTTTCTTCTGAttcaagcatcttgatgtgtgAGATCCTAGGTCTAGTATTTTTTGAGATGTGTGCATTCCCTACACTTTCTTCAACTCTGCCAGTTTGCGGAAAAACATTACCTAAATCATGTTTATCTAGTCGCTTTCTTTTCCTGTTGAGGTGTATAGTGATTTCTGTTTCTTGCAATCTAGAGCAAAGCCATGGTACATTGTCTTTTCTTTTACTGATATAACTGATCAAGTGAGTCTTAAAGTTTGAAGAAATAGAAAAGTAAGCTTCCCTCATTCTAGAACAGTTTCCAAAGCACATATCAACTAGGCCACGGGGTAGTATACTTTTAAATCTCAGAAGGTTCTGCCTTTCCAAATTTAGAATATTTCCCCAAATGTGCAATGGGATTAAGGTGGGAGAATGCATAAAGAGTTCATTCTTACCACTAGATCCTTCCAAATCAGGAACTGTTGGCTTCAATCTTCTTATAGCACCAATAGTCGAGTTTTCCTCCCCTTGCTT includes:
- the LOC127075504 gene encoding uncharacterized protein LOC127075504 — its product is MISGKFRTGDIVWAKPTIPSPPNTATSSSDLAISLSFFNNPTTDLPTRTFFLESELLPFDKPFPFTTSPSPQNDAFLSALRLFGLRIVSSLTCCCIKGHHEKKTGLNGSGYCFEPIRVLGFVLDAAVLPWVEGSRVVDAVKLVAHVHAFRRYSSVQQKKVYQENRKLGDNVKQHRCSSLSQKVHLVTCKSTALEPKEKSQVISKQGEENSTIGAIRRLKPTVPDLEGSSGKNELFMHSPTLIPLHIWGNILNLERQNLLRFKSILPRGLVDMCFGNCSRMREAYFSISSNFKTHLISYISKRKDNVPWLCSRLQETEITIHLNRKRKRLDKHDLGNVFPQTGRVEESVGNAHISKNTRPRISHIKMLESEESIQIDDQACIHFGKTNINFTDKDQKLDMKRSQSLTLQQSFTRESSSNLMSDFQSDICEVDASTAKVNFVLGSNSSVYRERLQRICNGDMTPLKSKESVRIKLSSGDCLVESKDSYPYVASCSTFKSKVGQQSKPHVPLCSKSLHMKFPKNFDLPSKEQLIKSFSGFGSVDSSSTRVSWYCGSAQVAFLKESDAVAAYQYAKRKIWFGEPNIRFWLDPFEHKRRDLKCSYPMQTSSNKLIGPPLKSCLKKFNSLKQENRKKHYRVRFTIGT